The Deltaproteobacteria bacterium sequence GCGCGGTGAAGCGCGTCTTGCCGGTGAGGTTCTTGTACTTGAGCTTGTTGGCGTCTCCGAATACGGCGGCGGCCACCGCCCGGCACACGTCCACGTCGAAGCCCGTCCACACGCCCTTGTCGTCCGGAGCGGCAAAGCCCACCAAGCCGGTGTTGATGCCGCAGATCAGGTGTCCGCGCTGGCGGACGTCGTCCAAGGTACCCGCCGAGGCCACGGAGACGGCCATCGCCAAGCCGACCGCGGCCGCGAGGCCGCCAGAAAGTGCACGTGACAGAATTCTCATGATGATCCTCCTCTTGGCAGAAAGTAAGTCTAGAGTATGTCGATCACTTCTTATTGAACAAGCGATAATATTAACCCTGGATAAAATTCATGAAAAAGCAACGATCCGCGGCCTGTAGAGCCATGGCAGCAGGACACGAGCGTCTTGGTGATGGCGTTCAGCCCCCCAGGTACGCCTGCTTGACGCCGTCGTCGGCGAGCAGGTCCGCCGACTTTCCCTCCAGCACCATGTGGCCGTTCTCCAGCACGTAGCCCCGGCCGGCGAACTGGAGCGCGAGCTGCGCGTTCTGCTCCACCAGCAGGATTGTGGTGCCTTCCTGGTTGATTTCCTTGAGCGCGTCGAACACGCCCTTCATCATCAGCGGCGCCAGTCCCATGGAGGGCTCGTCCAGGAGCATGAGCTTGCGCCCGCTCACGAAGGCCCGGCCCACCGCGAGCATCTGCTGCTCGCCGCCGCTCAGGGTGCCGGCTTTCTGGCGTTCCCGCTCCGCCAGCCGCGGGAAGATGCTCAGGACCCGGTCGACGTCGCGCCTGACGCCGTCGTCCTTGCGGGCGAAGCACGCGAGCCGCAGGTTCTCCATCACCGTGAGGTTGTCGAACAGGCGCCGTCCCTCGGGCACGTGGGAGATGGCGAGCTGGCTTACCACCTTGTCGGCGGAGTACTGCAGCAGGTCCTTGTCCATGTAGGTCATGCGCGTGCCCGCCTCCGCCGGCACCATGCGCGAGATGGCCAGCAGCGTGGTGCTCTTGCCCGCGCCGTTGGCGCCGATGATGCACACGATCTCGCCCTCGTCGATCTCGAAGCTGATCCCCTGGAGGGCGCGGATCTGGTCGTAGGAGACGCGCAGGTTTTCGACGGACAATAGCATCGGCTTCACTCGTTGCCGGAACCCAGGTAGGCCTCGATAACCTTGGGGTTGTTCTGGATCTCCTCCGGCGTCCCCTCGGCGATAACTTCCCCGAAGACCAGCGTCTGGATCCTCTCGCACAACTCCATGACGAAGCGCATGCGGTGCTCGATGAGGAAGATCGCCAGGTTCAGCTCGCGGTGCACCCGGCGGATGATCTCCATGATCTGCACCAGTTCGTCCGGGTTCATGCCGGCGGTGGGCTCGTCGAGCAGCAGCAGCTTGGGCTCCGTCGCCAGCGCCCGGGCCATTTCCACGCGCCGCTGGGCGCCGTAGGGCAGGTTGGTGACGGCCTGCCCGGCGAGGTGGCCGATGTCCAGCATCTCGAGGAGCGCGCGCGCCCCGTCCTCGATTTCGCGCTCTTCGCGGTGCCGCCGCGGCGTGCCCAGGACCGCCCCGAGCAGGCCGTAGCCGATGCGTGAGAAACGCGCCATCTTGACGTGATCGAGCACGTTCATGTGGCGCCACAGGAGCAGGTTCTGAAAGGTCCGGCCGATGCCCATGGACGCGATGCGGTGAGGCGCCAGGCCGTTGATCCGGGTGCCGTCCAGGCGGACGTCGCCCTGGGTCGGGTTGTAGATGCCGGTGATGAGGTTGAAGATCGTGGTCTTGCCCGCCCCGTTGGGTCCGATGAGCCCGCGGATCTGGCCCGGTTCGATGGCCAGGTTGTAGTCGTGCACCGCGCGCAGACCGCCGAACTGGTGGGTGACGTGGTCAACCTCAAGGAAGGGCATCGCGCTCCCTTTCCGGTCCGTTCTTCGGCTTCAGGACGGCCCTCGGGTCGAACTCCTTGAAGGCCACCAGGCCGGTGGGCCGGTAGATCATCACCAGGATGAGCAGCAGCGGGATGATGATCCACTTGAAGATCTCCAGCGGGCGCAGGGCCTCGCCGAGAAGACTGATGCCGACGGCGCCGATAATGGAGCCGTAGACCGAGTTCAACCCGCCGAAGTAGACCATCGCCAGCACCTCGGCCAGCTTCTGGATGCCGAAGGTCCCCGGGTTGACGTATCGCAGCACGTGGGCGAAGAGGCCGCCGGCCACCCCGGCCCAGAAGGCGGCGAAAAGAAAGCCCACCATCTTGGTGTAGCGCGTGTCGACGGTCATGGCGGTGGCCGCCATCTCGTTGTCCCGCACCGCGTTGACCGCCTTGCCGAGGGTCGAGCGGACGAAGTTGTTGATCACCCAGACGCACGCCACCGTCCACAGGAACACGGTGGGCAGGCCGGCCCAGTCCGGCTGTCCCCCCAGCCCGCGCGCGCCCCCCACGATCTCCAGGTTCTCGATCAGGCTCTTGACGATGAACATGAACGCCAGCGAGATGATGGCGAGGTAGTCGCCGCGCGTCCGGAACGAGGGGATGGCCACCACCAGGGCGCTGACCGCGGCCACCAGACCCGCGATGATGAGCACCAGCGGGAAGAGGAACGGCCCCAGGGCGGGCGGCAGCAGCGCCTCGCCGAACACGCGGTGCTTGGTGAACAGGTCCACGCTCAGCACCGAGGCGGCGTAGGCGCCCACCGCCATGAACCCGGGATGAGAGCACGAGAACTCGCCCATGTAGCCGTTGATCACGTTGAGGCTCAGGGTGACCATCACGGCGATGAGGGTGAAGCGCAGCACCAGGTCGCGGTAGTCGCTGAGGCCGGACCACATCTCCAGGGCGGCGTAGAAGAGCCCCAGGTGGACGGCGGCGGAGACCCACAGCGGCAGGCGCAG is a genomic window containing:
- a CDS encoding amino acid ABC transporter substrate-binding protein, with the protein product MRILSRALSGGLAAAVGLAMAVSVASAGTLDDVRQRGHLICGINTGLVGFAAPDDKGVWTGFDVDVCRAVAAAVFGDANKLKYKNLTGKTRFTA
- a CDS encoding ABC transporter ATP-binding protein, which codes for MLLSVENLRVSYDQIRALQGISFEIDEGEIVCIIGANGAGKSTTLLAISRMVPAEAGTRMTYMDKDLLQYSADKVVSQLAISHVPEGRRLFDNLTVMENLRLACFARKDDGVRRDVDRVLSIFPRLAERERQKAGTLSGGEQQMLAVGRAFVSGRKLMLLDEPSMGLAPLMMKGVFDALKEINQEGTTILLVEQNAQLALQFAGRGYVLENGHMVLEGKSADLLADDGVKQAYLGG
- a CDS encoding ABC transporter ATP-binding protein produces the protein MPFLEVDHVTHQFGGLRAVHDYNLAIEPGQIRGLIGPNGAGKTTIFNLITGIYNPTQGDVRLDGTRINGLAPHRIASMGIGRTFQNLLLWRHMNVLDHVKMARFSRIGYGLLGAVLGTPRRHREEREIEDGARALLEMLDIGHLAGQAVTNLPYGAQRRVEMARALATEPKLLLLDEPTAGMNPDELVQIMEIIRRVHRELNLAIFLIEHRMRFVMELCERIQTLVFGEVIAEGTPEEIQNNPKVIEAYLGSGNE
- a CDS encoding branched-chain amino acid ABC transporter permease, which produces MDVRRTMRGFSQVPLLGWLAAAFISVVIEIQWGTPLAQALGLPKIPVLFGVVLALKQPHLLPGALVYLLLVYGLPIAVIARLGAGIANQAAGSLLRLPLWVSAAVHLGLFYAALEMWSGLSDYRDLVLRFTLIAVMVTLSLNVINGYMGEFSCSHPGFMAVGAYAASVLSVDLFTKHRVFGEALLPPALGPFLFPLVLIIAGLVAAVSALVVAIPSFRTRGDYLAIISLAFMFIVKSLIENLEIVGGARGLGGQPDWAGLPTVFLWTVACVWVINNFVRSTLGKAVNAVRDNEMAATAMTVDTRYTKMVGFLFAAFWAGVAGGLFAHVLRYVNPGTFGIQKLAEVLAMVYFGGLNSVYGSIIGAVGISLLGEALRPLEIFKWIIIPLLLILVMIYRPTGLVAFKEFDPRAVLKPKNGPERERDALP